The Fastidiosipila sp. genome has a window encoding:
- a CDS encoding xanthine dehydrogenase family protein subunit M, translated as MLSQFDYVKPLVLDQALDALSREGDTYILAGGTDLLISLRHNLIDAKHIVDIKAIPELDVFHFEEGKGLEIGANVVVNRLIDSDLIKTRYKALHDAASVLASYQLRNRATLVGNLCNASPGADLPPPLLIYDARVKIASSEGERTVDLKDFFTGVKKTQLAKNELVVSVLLPDPGQNDKSCYHRQTRLKGHDLSTVGVACRIDGQGKAAIGINAVAVTPLRLTALENELNARGLNEESILWASEEIKNHIKPISDVRSSREYRLHMAGVLFRRCMNQLMDKEA; from the coding sequence GTGCTAAGTCAATTTGATTATGTCAAACCGCTTGTGCTGGACCAAGCCCTGGATGCACTGTCACGCGAGGGGGACACCTACATCCTGGCGGGCGGGACGGATCTTTTGATCAGCCTGCGTCACAACCTGATTGACGCCAAACACATCGTTGACATCAAGGCCATCCCCGAACTGGACGTCTTCCATTTCGAAGAGGGAAAGGGACTGGAGATCGGCGCCAATGTGGTCGTCAACCGGCTGATCGATTCGGACCTGATCAAAACCAGGTACAAGGCGCTCCATGACGCAGCGTCTGTCCTGGCGTCCTACCAGCTTCGGAACCGCGCCACCCTGGTAGGCAATCTCTGCAACGCGTCGCCCGGGGCTGATCTGCCGCCCCCGCTCCTGATCTATGACGCCCGGGTCAAGATTGCCAGCAGCGAGGGGGAGCGGACGGTGGACCTGAAGGATTTCTTCACCGGGGTCAAAAAAACACAGCTGGCCAAAAATGAGCTGGTGGTTTCGGTCCTCCTGCCGGATCCCGGCCAAAATGACAAGAGCTGTTACCACCGTCAGACGCGGCTCAAGGGCCACGATCTGTCCACGGTCGGGGTCGCCTGCCGCATCGACGGCCAGGGAAAGGCTGCCATCGGCATCAATGCCGTCGCTGTCACCCCTCTCCGCCTGACCGCTTTGGAAAATGAGCTGAACGCCAGGGGGCTGAATGAGGAATCGATCCTTTGGGCATCGGAGGAAATCAAGAATCACATCAAGCCCATTTCCGACGTGCGGTCATCCAGGGAGTACCGGCTGCATATGGCCGGCGTCCTCTTCAGACGCTGCATGAATCAACTGATGGATAAGGAGGCATAG
- a CDS encoding fdrA domain protein, whose protein sequence is MSVNDLFKQELKVINLGLESFYDDLTRQGVPAIQVQWKPAAGGDQKMASLLGRLKSSK, encoded by the coding sequence ATGTCTGTCAACGATTTGTTCAAGCAGGAGCTGAAGGTGATCAACCTGGGCCTTGAGTCCTTTTATGATGACTTGACCCGGCAGGGAGTGCCTGCCATCCAGGTCCAGTGGAAACCGGCGGCGGGCGGTGACCAGAAAATGGCATCGCTGCTGGGCCGCCTTAAAAGCAGCAAGTAA
- a CDS encoding biotin transporter BioY has product MTSRALTRISLMAVVTFAAGLIRLPAGPLPVTLQTLAVLLAGLLLTPAQAFYAMCLHLILKLLLGGTGLFLAPSFGFVLAFIPSAALLAWLTKRRGPGTAAGLIHVTAASLLLYLIGLPYLAVILHVAGGMNSIDPVWLLKTGMLVFLPGDLIKAGLALLMAGRIRPLLET; this is encoded by the coding sequence ATGACCAGCCGCGCCCTCACGCGGATTTCCCTCATGGCCGTTGTCACCTTTGCCGCCGGCCTGATCCGCCTCCCGGCGGGCCCGCTCCCTGTGACCCTGCAGACCCTGGCAGTCCTGCTGGCTGGTCTTTTGCTGACTCCGGCCCAGGCCTTTTACGCCATGTGCCTGCACCTCATCCTCAAGCTGCTCCTGGGCGGCACCGGCCTTTTCCTGGCGCCATCCTTTGGTTTCGTCCTGGCCTTTATCCCGTCAGCGGCCCTGCTTGCCTGGCTGACGAAGCGGCGGGGGCCGGGGACTGCGGCCGGCCTCATCCATGTGACGGCGGCTTCCCTGCTCCTTTATCTCATCGGCCTGCCCTACCTGGCGGTCATCCTTCATGTCGCCGGCGGCATGAATTCGATTGACCCGGTCTGGCTCTTGAAGACAGGCATGCTGGTCTTCCTGCCAGGTGATCTGATCAAGGCCGGCCTGGCCCTCCTGATGGCTGGCCGGATCCGCCCCTTGCTGGAGACATAA
- a CDS encoding xanthine dehydrogenase family protein molybdopterin-binding subunit: protein MTHSELEHCTYQAHGDYKSSYKHVGQPYVRKDAVEKVTGQARYAFDLELPGMLHAKTLHSPHARARIVSIDTSRAKALVGVKAVITGEDSDITVGLYMQDKLAIATGETRYQGEVVAAVTATTEAIAEKAISLIEVEYEVLEPVRNLDDALEAKTLVHEDIAEIKHVEGVFFPQPDSNIASLNKSRKGDLDKGMAEADLVVENEFTLPAVAHVPLETHVSIVQADPYSNRIRIWSSAQSPFALRQLMAHSFGVKESDIEVHIPFVGGAFGGKAGIHLEPLVTLLSRASGGAPVKLRMTREQEFNYLPTRAGMRGRIKTGVKKDGTMVASDIVYDWDSGAYADYGVNVGKTAVYGGLGPYDVDNVSIVSKTIYTNKVFSTAYRGFGHLETLWTVERQMDILSQKLGIDPYEFRMKNILRPGSTTVTGERVTRSTGCPADCLSAVVKEIGWTGRKSEEERAREWKTGKVRGKGFAMIQKAPAMPPNTATAVVMQMAGDGHVKIMIGAIDYGQGALTSIAQIAAQELDLPMDMIEVIKETNTETNPYDWNTVASKYTFMGGNATIQASRRMLDQMKDIAGQALRCSPEVLTHGDGYIYNKHRPERRIAYKDMALGYAYPDGNGIGGPLIAHGICMADGLTNLDPETGQGLPALAWTFGAHAVDIEVDVESGDITVLKVASAFDLGQVINERMVYGQVMGGVMQGIGSAILEGYKFSDDNVLLNPSFTDNKIPTFKDMPVEVVPIYIENPQLNGPYGARGVAEHTMISIPSAIGNALYDALGINFYHLPLTPENVALGIASGKKDVK from the coding sequence ATGACTCATTCTGAATTAGAACATTGCACCTATCAGGCACACGGCGACTACAAGTCTTCCTACAAGCATGTCGGCCAGCCTTATGTCCGCAAGGATGCCGTTGAGAAGGTGACAGGCCAGGCGCGCTACGCCTTTGACCTGGAATTGCCCGGCATGCTCCACGCCAAGACCTTGCATTCACCCCACGCCCGGGCCCGGATCGTCTCCATCGACACCAGCCGGGCCAAGGCCCTGGTCGGCGTCAAGGCGGTCATCACCGGCGAAGACTCCGATATCACGGTAGGCCTCTACATGCAGGACAAACTGGCCATCGCCACCGGCGAGACCCGCTATCAGGGCGAGGTGGTTGCGGCTGTCACGGCGACTACGGAAGCCATCGCGGAAAAGGCCATCTCCCTGATCGAAGTCGAATACGAGGTCCTGGAACCGGTCCGCAACCTGGACGACGCCCTGGAGGCCAAAACCCTGGTCCACGAGGACATCGCCGAAATCAAGCACGTGGAAGGCGTTTTCTTCCCCCAGCCCGACTCCAATATCGCCAGCTTGAACAAGAGCCGCAAAGGCGACCTGGACAAGGGCATGGCGGAGGCTGATCTGGTGGTCGAGAACGAATTCACCCTGCCTGCGGTGGCCCATGTCCCGCTCGAAACCCACGTCTCCATTGTCCAGGCTGATCCCTACTCCAACCGGATCCGCATCTGGTCCTCGGCCCAGTCGCCCTTCGCGCTCCGCCAGCTGATGGCCCACAGTTTCGGTGTCAAGGAATCGGACATTGAAGTCCACATCCCCTTCGTCGGCGGCGCCTTTGGCGGCAAGGCCGGCATCCACCTGGAACCTCTGGTCACCCTGCTCTCCAGAGCCAGCGGCGGGGCCCCCGTCAAGCTGCGCATGACCCGGGAACAGGAATTCAACTATCTGCCGACCCGGGCCGGCATGCGGGGCCGGATCAAGACAGGCGTCAAAAAGGATGGCACCATGGTGGCTTCCGATATCGTCTATGACTGGGACAGCGGCGCTTACGCCGACTACGGCGTCAACGTGGGCAAGACGGCCGTTTACGGCGGCCTGGGCCCCTATGACGTGGACAATGTCTCCATCGTCTCCAAGACCATCTACACCAATAAAGTCTTCAGCACCGCTTACCGCGGCTTCGGACACCTGGAAACCCTGTGGACCGTTGAGCGCCAGATGGACATCCTGTCCCAGAAACTGGGCATTGATCCCTATGAATTCCGCATGAAAAACATCCTGCGGCCGGGTTCCACCACGGTTACCGGCGAACGGGTGACCCGCAGCACCGGCTGCCCGGCCGACTGCCTGTCGGCTGTGGTCAAGGAAATCGGCTGGACAGGCCGCAAGAGCGAGGAAGAGCGGGCCCGCGAGTGGAAGACCGGCAAGGTCCGCGGCAAGGGCTTCGCCATGATCCAGAAGGCGCCCGCCATGCCGCCCAACACGGCCACCGCCGTGGTCATGCAGATGGCCGGCGACGGGCATGTCAAGATCATGATCGGCGCCATCGACTACGGCCAGGGCGCCCTGACCTCCATTGCCCAGATCGCGGCCCAGGAGCTGGATCTGCCCATGGACATGATCGAGGTCATCAAGGAAACCAATACCGAGACCAACCCCTACGACTGGAACACGGTGGCTTCCAAGTACACCTTCATGGGCGGCAATGCCACTATCCAGGCCAGCCGCAGGATGCTGGACCAGATGAAGGACATCGCCGGCCAGGCCCTGCGCTGCTCGCCTGAGGTCCTGACCCACGGGGACGGCTACATCTACAACAAGCACCGGCCTGAGCGGCGGATTGCCTACAAGGACATGGCCCTGGGCTATGCCTACCCCGACGGCAATGGCATCGGCGGTCCCCTGATCGCCCACGGCATCTGCATGGCGGACGGGCTGACCAACCTGGATCCCGAAACCGGGCAGGGCCTGCCGGCCCTTGCCTGGACCTTCGGCGCCCATGCCGTCGACATCGAAGTCGACGTGGAGTCGGGCGACATCACGGTCCTGAAAGTGGCCTCCGCCTTCGACCTGGGCCAGGTCATCAACGAACGCATGGTCTACGGCCAGGTCATGGGCGGCGTCATGCAAGGCATCGGCTCGGCCATTTTGGAAGGCTACAAGTTCAGCGATGACAATGTACTCCTGAACCCTTCCTTCACCGACAACAAGATCCCCACCTTCAAGGATATGCCGGTCGAAGTGGTTCCCATCTACATCGAGAACCCGCAGCTCAACGGCCCCTACGGCGCCAGAGGTGTTGCGGAGCACACCATGATTTCCATCCCGTCGGCCATCGGCAACGCCCTTTACGACGCCCTGGGAATCAATTTCTACCACCTGCCCCTGACGCCTGAAAACGTTGCTTTGGGCATCGCCAGCGGCAAAAAAGACGTCAAGTAA
- a CDS encoding DUF1116 domain-containing protein has translation MDFIEEANKKALEMIQGARPTLVGMGIAGEVVPGMHKHLILHAGPPITWDRMSGPLRGAVIGGLIYEGLAQTPEEAEKLAASGRIEFDPCHHHNAVGPMAGVVTASMPVFIIENKTEGNFAYCTQNEGLGQVLRFGAYGPQVIEHLRWMEKTLYPILKEALEIHGPIDLKNLMAQSVQMGDEVHNRNKATTSLFIREMASSIVKTRATPEDQAKVFDFLNSNDHFALNLSMPASKATMDPVGKVKHSSVVYTMARNGTDFGIRVAALGDRWFTAPAEIIDGLYFPGYSMEDANPDIGDSCITETMGIGGFSMATAPAIVQFVGGTPQDAVNYTTQMYEITLEESESYKLPPMNFRGAPTGIDIRLVIETQILPVINTGIAHKEAGIGQVGAGVVHPPMKCFEDAFEAYVGLLDDEGLLD, from the coding sequence ATGGACTTTATTGAAGAAGCCAACAAGAAGGCACTGGAGATGATCCAGGGGGCCCGTCCGACCCTGGTGGGCATGGGCATCGCGGGTGAGGTGGTCCCCGGCATGCACAAGCACCTGATCCTGCACGCGGGCCCGCCCATCACCTGGGACCGGATGTCGGGGCCCCTGCGGGGCGCTGTCATCGGCGGCCTGATTTATGAGGGGCTGGCTCAAACGCCGGAGGAGGCAGAGAAGCTGGCCGCGTCCGGCCGGATTGAGTTTGATCCCTGCCACCACCACAATGCCGTCGGTCCCATGGCCGGCGTGGTGACGGCCTCCATGCCGGTCTTTATCATCGAGAACAAGACCGAGGGCAATTTTGCCTACTGCACCCAAAATGAGGGCCTGGGCCAGGTCCTGCGCTTCGGCGCCTACGGCCCCCAGGTGATTGAGCACCTGAGGTGGATGGAAAAGACTCTTTATCCCATCCTGAAAGAGGCGCTTGAGATCCATGGCCCCATCGACCTGAAAAACCTGATGGCCCAGTCGGTCCAGATGGGCGATGAGGTCCACAACCGCAACAAGGCCACCACCTCGCTCTTTATCCGGGAGATGGCCTCCAGCATTGTCAAGACCCGGGCCACTCCTGAAGATCAGGCCAAAGTCTTTGACTTCCTCAACTCCAATGACCACTTTGCCTTGAACCTGTCCATGCCCGCCTCCAAGGCCACCATGGACCCGGTTGGAAAAGTCAAACATTCCTCGGTGGTCTACACCATGGCCCGCAACGGCACGGATTTCGGCATCCGGGTGGCGGCCCTGGGCGACCGCTGGTTTACGGCCCCGGCCGAGATTATCGACGGCCTTTACTTCCCCGGCTACAGCATGGAGGACGCCAATCCCGACATCGGGGACTCCTGCATCACCGAGACCATGGGCATCGGCGGTTTTTCCATGGCGACGGCCCCGGCCATCGTCCAGTTTGTCGGCGGCACCCCCCAGGACGCGGTCAACTACACCACCCAGATGTATGAGATTACCCTGGAGGAAAGTGAGAGCTACAAGCTGCCGCCCATGAATTTCCGGGGCGCGCCGACGGGCATCGATATCCGCCTGGTCATCGAGACCCAGATCCTGCCGGTCATCAATACGGGGATCGCCCACAAGGAGGCCGGTATCGGCCAGGTAGGGGCCGGTGTGGTCCACCCGCCCATGAAATGTTTTGAAGACGCTTTTGAGGCCTATGTCGGGCTTCTCGATGATGAGGGCCTGCTGGACTGA
- a CDS encoding DUF2877 domain-containing protein: protein MTGTGQSFRAEEMALELRDFLSRRQDIVFQVHSAFKKAVNLLTSDRVLVTLVGEGRDLTPMGAVVPKLHNLLLPGGSRVSFSEGVFSLPDNQGVIDTRGAVARHTRLPGPLSAGRQDQVLALIRDKLAAADKGGIASLVTVLPGKEKKLPPAPLNMYSAFILKDLGRFLQACQEDDLDRAAGLARALIGFGPGLTPSCDDFMTGILLSFYYLPGRGPEEHRTACFFGQIEKMALERTNLISYHMIRHAVRGHAGLLYLEALRAAGAGDLAAMGPVIDRLLDFGASSGADFLYGLYCGQILLPKPLAAVHRPVFNQEFPGQAGDFTEKMTG, encoded by the coding sequence GTGACCGGGACGGGGCAGAGCTTTCGCGCAGAGGAGATGGCCCTTGAATTAAGGGATTTCCTGTCACGCCGGCAAGACATTGTCTTCCAGGTCCATTCGGCCTTCAAAAAGGCGGTCAATCTCCTCACGTCCGACCGGGTCCTGGTAACCCTGGTCGGGGAGGGCCGCGATCTGACGCCCATGGGGGCCGTGGTTCCCAAGCTTCACAATCTGCTGCTGCCGGGCGGGAGCCGGGTCAGCTTTTCGGAAGGCGTCTTTTCCCTGCCCGATAATCAGGGGGTCATCGACACCCGTGGCGCCGTGGCGCGCCACACAAGGCTGCCGGGCCCGCTTTCGGCGGGCAGGCAGGATCAGGTTCTGGCCCTGATCCGGGACAAACTTGCGGCCGCGGACAAGGGGGGGATCGCCTCCCTTGTGACAGTCCTGCCGGGCAAAGAGAAAAAACTGCCGCCTGCCCCGCTCAACATGTACAGCGCCTTTATCCTCAAGGATTTAGGCCGCTTTCTTCAGGCCTGCCAGGAAGACGATCTGGACCGGGCGGCCGGGCTGGCCCGGGCCCTGATCGGTTTTGGCCCCGGCCTGACCCCCTCCTGTGACGACTTCATGACGGGGATATTGCTGAGTTTTTACTACCTTCCCGGCCGCGGTCCCGAAGAACACCGGACTGCCTGTTTCTTCGGGCAGATAGAAAAGATGGCCCTGGAGCGGACCAACTTGATCAGTTACCACATGATCCGCCACGCTGTGCGGGGGCATGCGGGCCTCCTTTACCTGGAGGCGCTTCGGGCGGCGGGCGCAGGCGATCTGGCGGCGATGGGGCCGGTTATTGACCGGCTTTTGGATTTTGGGGCATCATCGGGCGCCGACTTTTTATACGGCCTTTATTGCGGCCAGATCCTGCTGCCCAAGCCGCTGGCGGCCGTACACAGGCCGGTTTTTAATCAGGAATTTCCGGGGCAGGCTGGTGACTTCACGGAGAAGATGACAGGCTAA
- the fdrA gene encoding acyl-CoA synthetase FdrA, with product MIKTIIRENAYYDSVTLMLISREMKKLEGVEEVLAGMGTDLNLDLVKMLDMFLPELEKVTPNDLFIAAKFDESKVSMDDLLASFEAQLNSKKEAHAGQYQPPTLRSALKLMPDARLAQISIPGQYAADEAENALRKGLHVMLFSDNVALEDELRLKKLAVEKGLLMMGPDCGTAIINGVPLCFANAVRRGRIGLVGASGTGTQEITVRIHQLGEGLSQVIGTGGRDLKEEIGGLMMIQGIQALLADPETEVIVLVSKPPAPSVEKKIYGLLAGAEKPVVIDFIGGQAESVKKAGAIPCLSLEDAARKAVAVLREEEPVDFDGFDLPPEEIDRLVREALARLKPDQKYLRAFYTGGTLADEAIKYLGAEHLIYSNIPLTPDRAWDKLEGRAGHICLDLGEDQFTRGRPHPMIDPMTRTEFFDAWLDQSTALVLVDVVLGYGSHEDPASAVAESIEKARRKLQASGRDLAVVASITGTDQDPQDLEKSKKVLEEAGVLVMPSNAQAVRLADRIMKAAGI from the coding sequence ATGATCAAGACAATCATAAGGGAAAATGCCTATTACGATTCCGTCACCCTCATGCTGATCTCGCGCGAGATGAAGAAGCTGGAGGGGGTGGAGGAGGTTCTTGCCGGCATGGGGACCGACCTGAACCTGGATCTGGTGAAAATGCTGGACATGTTTTTGCCGGAGCTGGAAAAAGTAACCCCCAACGATTTGTTTATCGCGGCCAAATTTGATGAATCCAAGGTCAGCATGGATGACCTGCTGGCTTCCTTTGAAGCGCAGCTCAACAGCAAAAAAGAGGCCCACGCCGGTCAGTACCAGCCGCCCACCCTGCGTTCCGCACTCAAGTTGATGCCGGATGCCAGGCTGGCCCAGATTTCCATCCCGGGCCAGTATGCGGCGGATGAGGCGGAAAATGCGCTCCGCAAGGGGCTGCATGTCATGCTCTTTTCCGACAATGTGGCCCTGGAGGACGAGCTCCGCCTCAAAAAACTGGCCGTGGAAAAGGGTCTGCTCATGATGGGGCCTGACTGCGGAACCGCCATCATCAACGGGGTGCCGCTTTGCTTTGCCAACGCGGTCCGGCGGGGCAGGATCGGCCTGGTCGGCGCGTCCGGGACCGGGACCCAGGAGATCACGGTCCGCATCCACCAGCTGGGGGAGGGGCTCTCCCAGGTCATCGGCACCGGCGGCCGCGACCTGAAGGAAGAGATCGGCGGCCTCATGATGATCCAGGGGATCCAGGCCCTTCTGGCCGACCCGGAGACGGAGGTCATCGTCCTGGTCTCCAAGCCGCCCGCCCCCTCGGTTGAAAAGAAGATCTACGGCTTGCTTGCCGGGGCGGAAAAACCGGTGGTCATTGACTTTATCGGCGGCCAGGCCGAATCGGTCAAAAAAGCCGGAGCCATTCCCTGCCTGAGTCTGGAGGATGCCGCCAGAAAAGCCGTGGCGGTTCTCCGAGAAGAGGAGCCCGTCGATTTTGACGGCTTTGATCTGCCCCCTGAGGAAATTGACCGCCTGGTCAGGGAGGCCCTTGCCCGCCTCAAGCCGGATCAAAAATACCTGCGGGCCTTTTACACGGGGGGCACCCTGGCCGATGAGGCCATCAAGTACTTGGGGGCGGAGCACCTCATCTATTCCAACATTCCCCTGACCCCCGACCGGGCCTGGGATAAACTCGAGGGCCGGGCGGGCCACATCTGCCTGGATCTGGGTGAAGACCAGTTTACCCGGGGCCGGCCCCATCCCATGATCGATCCCATGACACGGACGGAGTTTTTCGATGCCTGGCTGGATCAATCAACGGCCCTGGTCCTGGTTGACGTGGTCCTGGGCTACGGTTCCCACGAGGATCCGGCCAGCGCCGTGGCGGAGTCAATTGAGAAGGCACGACGGAAGCTTCAGGCGTCAGGCAGGGATCTGGCCGTGGTGGCCTCCATCACGGGAACGGACCAGGACCCGCAGGATCTGGAAAAATCCAAGAAGGTCCTGGAGGAGGCAGGCGTCCTGGTCATGCCGTCCAACGCCCAGGCGGTCCGCCTGGCCGACCGGATCATGAAGGCCGCCGGCATCTGA
- a CDS encoding PucR family transcriptional regulator — translation MDQKQLTIQLRDILQVDLLQGAEVLAGHKGLSNSIVSVNVMEVPDIIDWVRPGEFLLTTAFTFSHDITALESLIPELKAKGVCGLGIKTQRYISEVPEAVLRLADQIDFPVIKVPQHVPYGELIKEIFNHIIGEQTRLLSRINDFNHTVREIMLRHEGMQAIAEQIYLATGAPVVISDDIFHEVYYYCPDPVKERRIEEDYRALTSAAFLRRENRAEKDKGLEVTAGGKGLRRFTVPIYFDSTHYGSIFIWDVDGSLRPQDLFVIESTSSLIALDILNRTTLVERENVHQTTFLEQLLSEDPHEQAKAIDSADFYLFHPDLPSQIIMMALNHEGRFQTGPDDSHTVKNLNTTMLNLTNRIKRDYSGYFLSTRKSDRAVFLLQFDQDCPIEGRQALSEQFVDILLACAEEKEIAQHTSIGVGSCVASYRSLPASFQQAEQTVRILQSRGGRESSVLYFDDLGLLRVLGHPLLREDALAYAEEVLAALEEHDASQRGDLIETIRAYFESGGNLKRVSEQLFTHYNTVIYRINRIRDVYGVDLRDPETAFNFQLALKIKELIQ, via the coding sequence ATGGATCAAAAACAGCTTACCATTCAGCTCCGGGACATCCTCCAGGTGGATTTGCTTCAGGGAGCGGAGGTGCTGGCGGGCCACAAGGGGCTCAGCAACAGCATTGTCTCGGTCAATGTCATGGAGGTTCCCGACATCATCGATTGGGTGCGGCCCGGGGAATTCCTGCTGACGACGGCCTTCACCTTCAGTCACGACATTACGGCCCTGGAGAGCCTGATTCCGGAACTCAAGGCCAAGGGGGTGTGCGGGCTGGGCATCAAGACCCAGCGCTACATCAGCGAAGTGCCGGAAGCTGTCCTCCGCCTGGCCGACCAGATCGATTTCCCTGTTATCAAAGTGCCTCAGCACGTACCCTATGGCGAATTGATCAAGGAGATCTTCAATCACATCATCGGGGAGCAGACCCGCCTCCTGTCCCGGATCAACGATTTCAATCATACGGTGAGGGAGATCATGCTCCGCCATGAGGGCATGCAGGCCATCGCGGAGCAGATTTACCTGGCCACCGGGGCCCCGGTGGTCATCAGCGACGACATCTTTCATGAGGTCTACTATTACTGTCCGGATCCGGTCAAGGAGCGCCGGATCGAAGAGGATTACCGGGCCCTGACCTCGGCCGCTTTCCTTCGGCGCGAGAATCGGGCGGAAAAAGACAAGGGCCTGGAGGTCACGGCGGGCGGCAAGGGCCTGCGGCGCTTTACCGTCCCCATCTATTTTGACAGCACCCACTACGGCAGCATTTTTATCTGGGATGTGGACGGCAGCCTGCGGCCCCAGGATCTTTTTGTGATTGAGTCGACCTCCTCCCTGATTGCCCTTGACATCCTCAACCGGACCACCCTGGTGGAGCGGGAAAATGTTCACCAGACCACCTTCCTGGAGCAGCTTTTGAGTGAAGATCCCCATGAACAGGCCAAGGCCATCGACAGCGCGGATTTTTATCTCTTCCACCCCGACCTGCCGAGCCAGATCATCATGATGGCGCTCAACCATGAAGGCCGTTTCCAGACAGGCCCCGATGATTCCCATACCGTGAAAAACCTCAATACCACCATGCTCAATCTGACTAACCGCATCAAGCGGGATTACAGCGGCTACTTTCTGTCGACCCGCAAGAGTGACCGGGCCGTCTTCCTGCTTCAGTTTGACCAGGACTGCCCCATTGAGGGCCGCCAGGCCCTGAGCGAGCAGTTTGTCGACATTCTCTTGGCCTGTGCTGAAGAGAAGGAGATCGCCCAGCATACTTCCATCGGCGTGGGTTCCTGTGTGGCTTCCTACCGGTCGCTGCCTGCCAGCTTCCAGCAGGCTGAGCAGACCGTCCGCATCCTGCAGAGCAGGGGCGGCCGGGAAAGCTCAGTCCTTTACTTTGACGACCTGGGTCTGCTGCGGGTGCTGGGCCACCCGCTTCTTCGCGAAGATGCCCTGGCATACGCGGAGGAGGTCCTGGCGGCTTTGGAGGAACACGATGCCAGCCAGCGCGGCGACCTGATCGAGACCATCCGCGCCTATTTTGAATCGGGCGGCAACCTCAAACGGGTTTCCGAACAGCTCTTCACCCATTACAATACGGTCATCTACCGGATCAACCGGATCCGCGATGTCTATGGCGTTGACCTGCGGGATCCGGAAACAGCCTTCAATTTCCAGCTGGCACTCAAGATCAAGGAGCTGATCCAGTGA
- a CDS encoding (2Fe-2S)-binding protein encodes METAHVESQKRRVILSCRVNGQAVVEEIDPTMLLLHFLRDKLKLFGAKEACGEGECGACTVILNGQAVASCLVLAVEAQGGEVLTVEGLARDGELSILQQEFVFEDALQCGFCTPGMLMSARALLDRSPDPTDEEIMEGMGGNLCRCTGYQQIFNAVKRAAKREREELKRS; translated from the coding sequence ATGGAAACCGCCCATGTTGAATCACAGAAAAGACGTGTTATCCTGAGCTGCCGCGTCAACGGGCAGGCTGTGGTGGAAGAAATCGACCCCACCATGCTGCTGCTCCACTTCCTGCGCGACAAATTGAAGCTGTTCGGCGCCAAGGAAGCCTGCGGCGAAGGCGAATGCGGAGCCTGTACGGTCATTTTGAACGGCCAGGCGGTCGCTTCCTGCCTGGTTCTGGCTGTGGAAGCCCAGGGCGGCGAAGTCCTGACTGTTGAAGGCCTGGCCAGAGACGGCGAACTCAGCATTCTCCAACAGGAATTCGTCTTTGAAGACGCGCTCCAGTGCGGCTTTTGCACACCAGGCATGCTGATGTCAGCCCGGGCCCTGCTTGACCGCAGCCCCGACCCCACCGATGAAGAGATCATGGAGGGAATGGGGGGCAACCTCTGCCGCTGCACCGGCTACCAGCAGATTTTCAACGCAGTCAAACGCGCTGCAAAACGCGAGAGGGAGGAGTTGAAAAGGTCATGA